The nucleotide window ACCCCGGAGGTCAACCTCTCACCAGGCCGGCGCTGGGAGCCGGTGCACCTGCATGGGGTGGACGACACGTCAGTGCACCTCGTCCTGGCGCCCGAGCGCGGCGTTCGTCTGGCCGAGCTCGGATGGCTCGAACTGCATGGCTACGCGGACTTCGGCACGGAGTGGATGCTCTACGGTCCGCGGGACGAGGCGGAGCTGGCCGTCGTCGTCGGGATCATCGAGGAGTCGCTCGCCTACGCGCGCGGCTGACACAGAGCCCCGGGGCGGGGAAGCGGAGGCGGGAGGGGACTGCGAATTTTTCGTTTTCGCGGGTAGTCTTGCTCCATGACTGCGACGGTGAATGACAAGCACACGGTGCTGCCGCCGACGGACCTCGAGGAGATGCTCGACGTCGGCAGGTTCCTCGACGGCCTGACGCAGCCGGCCGCCCTGGT belongs to Micrococcus sp. 2A and includes:
- a CDS encoding luciferase family protein, which gives rise to MDPDASPRVRLTADDPRPGSRPATSTEGPHRQLDQRSSPELWGRLAAAVFALDGVEEGHSTVSPATSRAVHLTGRPEERTPEVNLSPGRRWEPVHLHGVDDTSVHLVLAPERGVRLAELGWLELHGYADFGTEWMLYGPRDEAELAVVVGIIEESLAYARG